The Acidianus manzaensis genome has a window encoding:
- a CDS encoding DUF3834 domain-containing protein, with product MKALVAPGPVSYPLIASTIKNKDIQIFFGKEGNENVDVILDSTVSLVKRGLKIDYVTIKGLMSIYPDIGKKIGVWRKGSAADVLTRALITLKNIESEIVYVDDMEKIMQMLQQKQVDSAVVSSALGKGKTFEELLGIPGSCGATVYSNEDDFIRAYNEGIEIMKEDPEGSAEYVLSKLPIKVKKEFIIGSIQNSEVKIEKPKNYKEFEDLVKRFS from the coding sequence ATGAAAGCATTAGTCGCACCAGGTCCAGTTTCGTATCCTTTAATAGCATCTACAATAAAAAATAAAGATATACAGATATTTTTTGGAAAAGAAGGAAATGAAAATGTAGACGTTATTTTAGATTCTACTGTATCATTAGTAAAAAGAGGATTAAAGATAGATTACGTGACTATAAAAGGTTTAATGTCAATATATCCTGATATAGGCAAGAAAATAGGTGTATGGAGAAAAGGTAGTGCAGCTGATGTATTAACAAGGGCATTAATAACTCTGAAAAACATAGAGTCAGAAATAGTATATGTTGATGATATGGAAAAGATAATGCAAATGCTTCAACAAAAACAAGTTGATAGTGCAGTAGTATCATCAGCTTTAGGTAAGGGTAAAACATTTGAAGAACTTCTTGGAATTCCAGGAAGTTGTGGGGCTACTGTATATTCTAATGAAGACGATTTCATCAGGGCATATAATGAGGGAATAGAAATTATGAAGGAAGATCCAGAGGGTTCTGCAGAATATGTTTTATCTAAGTTACCAATTAAGGTTAAGAAAGAATTTATAATAGGTAGTATTCAGAATTCTGAAGTAAAAATAGAAAAACCTAAGAATTATAAGGAATTTGAAGATCTAGTAAAAAGATTTTCTTAG
- a CDS encoding molybdate ABC transporter substrate-binding protein → MDITLQLFDELEDLWGDISGVKLSFAGNQWFVAKELLNFLNKNGHKIYLETIPPGLVRKRAEGNPLKVGNLEISFRPEIVSLPPSLIEGLDIEKRVDYVENDLVIVYRGAEIKDWCDLKGKRVAIPNPTTEGIGQLFKELYEEQCGSYEDFLNYGGVYLTKIHHREIPHMLKLGDIEAGVVWRTEAIFWTFKHTVPKNNKIGKLSFALLKNSSNEAKNVFELLLSNEVKKIYEKFAFKWIA, encoded by the coding sequence ATGGACATAACATTACAACTTTTTGACGAACTAGAAGATTTATGGGGAGATATCTCAGGAGTAAAATTATCATTTGCTGGAAATCAGTGGTTTGTAGCTAAAGAACTACTAAATTTCCTAAATAAAAATGGACATAAAATATACCTTGAAACCATTCCGCCAGGATTAGTTAGAAAAAGAGCTGAAGGTAATCCTCTTAAAGTCGGAAACTTAGAAATATCATTTAGGCCTGAAATAGTATCTTTACCTCCTTCTTTAATTGAAGGTCTAGACATAGAAAAAAGGGTAGATTATGTTGAAAATGATCTAGTGATAGTATATAGAGGAGCTGAGATTAAAGATTGGTGTGACTTAAAAGGAAAAAGAGTGGCTATACCTAATCCTACTACAGAAGGAATAGGGCAACTATTTAAAGAATTATACGAAGAGCAATGCGGAAGTTATGAGGACTTTTTAAATTATGGCGGAGTATATTTAACTAAAATTCATCATAGAGAAATACCTCATATGTTAAAATTAGGCGATATAGAAGCTGGAGTAGTATGGAGAACAGAGGCTATATTCTGGACTTTTAAGCATACAGTGCCTAAAAATAATAAGATAGGAAAATTATCTTTTGCATTACTAAAAAATTCGTCTAATGAAGCAAAAAATGTATTTGAATTATTATTGAGTAATGAAGTAAAAAAGATCTATGAAAAATTTGCTTTTAAATGGATTGCCTAA
- a CDS encoding L-aspartate oxidase, with protein MIYVIGNGIAGLSAAVSLKKNGYDVIIITKKINGGSTYIAKGGIAAAISQEDSPEIHAKDTLIVGAGLSDERAVNYVTTEAPKAIRTMEDWGFEFADDLRLEGGHSKRRVLHKTDETGRDVYDFLMGKVKELNIPIIEDKLLSIIVKDNILKGFITKNRGNIDAEKLILATGGYAYLWKFTSNQSTNTGDGIAIAFRAGALLADMEFVQFHPTVTSLDGETFLLTETLRGEGAILLNDKGERFAFKYHEKGELAPRDILSRAIYSEYLAGRQVFMDLTKIQDFEEKFPVFNAYLKRHGKDKNFKVPVFPGAHFVDGGIRVNIRGETNIKGLYAIGEVSDTGLHGANRLASNSLAEGLVYGINMPMYIDKWEGLYVDDGDIINIKLHSGNSRKIEEIRNINWENVGIIRDKDKLSKALEIYSISDFISSNEESNAALVSYLTAYAALTRTESRGNHYRSYYPNRDDANWKKRIYFSLQK; from the coding sequence ATGATATATGTTATAGGAAATGGCATAGCCGGTTTAAGTGCTGCTGTATCATTAAAGAAAAATGGGTATGATGTTATCATAATAACTAAGAAAATAAATGGTGGTTCAACTTACATAGCGAAAGGAGGGATAGCTGCAGCTATTAGCCAAGAGGATTCGCCAGAAATACATGCTAAAGATACTCTAATAGTTGGTGCAGGTTTATCAGATGAAAGAGCAGTAAATTATGTTACAACAGAAGCTCCTAAGGCTATAAGAACGATGGAAGATTGGGGATTTGAATTCGCTGACGATTTACGATTAGAAGGAGGTCATTCAAAGAGAAGAGTTCTTCATAAAACAGACGAAACCGGAAGAGATGTTTATGATTTCCTAATGGGAAAAGTTAAAGAATTAAATATTCCAATTATAGAGGATAAATTATTATCTATAATAGTAAAAGATAATATATTAAAGGGATTTATTACTAAAAATAGAGGAAATATTGATGCTGAAAAACTAATACTAGCTACAGGAGGATATGCTTATCTTTGGAAGTTTACTTCCAATCAGTCTACAAATACTGGAGATGGTATTGCAATAGCTTTCAGAGCAGGAGCCTTATTAGCAGATATGGAATTTGTTCAATTTCATCCTACTGTAACTTCTTTAGATGGTGAAACGTTTCTTTTAACTGAGACATTACGTGGAGAAGGAGCAATACTATTAAACGATAAAGGAGAAAGATTTGCATTTAAATATCATGAAAAAGGAGAATTAGCTCCAAGAGATATATTATCTAGAGCAATATATTCTGAATATTTAGCTGGAAGGCAAGTATTTATGGATTTAACTAAAATTCAAGATTTTGAAGAAAAGTTTCCAGTATTTAACGCATATCTGAAAAGGCATGGAAAAGATAAGAATTTCAAAGTTCCTGTATTTCCTGGAGCTCATTTTGTAGATGGAGGAATAAGAGTTAACATAAGAGGTGAAACTAATATAAAAGGTCTTTATGCGATAGGCGAGGTAAGTGATACTGGACTTCATGGAGCTAATAGATTAGCAAGTAATTCCTTGGCAGAAGGTTTAGTCTATGGAATAAACATGCCAATGTACATAGATAAATGGGAAGGCTTATATGTAGATGATGGAGATATAATTAATATTAAATTGCATTCTGGAAATTCAAGAAAAATAGAAGAAATACGAAACATTAACTGGGAAAATGTGGGAATAATAAGGGACAAGGATAAGTTAAGTAAGGCTTTGGAAATATACTCAATATCTGATTTTATTTCTAGTAATGAAGAATCAAATGCTGCTTTAGTATCATATTTAACTGCATACGCAGCGCTTACTAGAACAGAGAGTAGAGGCAATCATTATAGAAGCTATTATCCAAATAGAGATGATGCTAATTGGAAGAAAAGAATATATTTTTCTTTACAGAAATGA
- a CDS encoding NUDIX hydrolase, whose product MNCDAAVVLLVNNENKFLLIKRVENPNDPWSGNMALPGGHRENNESCMDTAIRECMEEVGIRPEIKKFLGIYSPNNRPLKVAVFLGYTQESKLEISKDEVEKCFWVDFNELKKGTNCFYYKDYVIWGMTYRILRDFSPATDTSSFRSVDQSSF is encoded by the coding sequence ATGAATTGTGATGCGGCAGTTGTACTTCTGGTTAATAATGAAAATAAGTTCTTATTAATAAAAAGAGTTGAGAACCCTAATGACCCTTGGAGTGGGAATATGGCATTACCTGGGGGTCATAGGGAAAACAATGAGAGTTGCATGGATACAGCAATTAGAGAATGTATGGAAGAGGTAGGAATAAGACCAGAAATTAAAAAATTTTTAGGAATATATTCACCAAATAATAGACCTTTGAAGGTTGCTGTATTTTTGGGATATACTCAAGAAAGCAAACTGGAAATCAGCAAAGATGAAGTTGAAAAATGCTTTTGGGTGGATTTTAATGAATTAAAAAAAGGAACTAATTGTTTTTACTATAAGGATTATGTAATTTGGGGTATGACGTATAGAATTCTAAGAGATTTCAGCCCGGCAACTGATACTTCATCTTTCCGTTCCGTCGACCAGTCATCATTTTAA
- a CDS encoding RuvB-like helicase — MVEIREIKKIQETEKASIHSHITGLGLDEHGKAKLIADGMVGQTEAREAAGLIVQLVKQGKMAGKGILLVGPPGTGKTALSIAIAKELGEGTPFTAINATELYSTELKKTELLTQVIRKSIGVRITQKRLVYEGVVKEIRIKVARSKINPYYQVPREAEITLKTKDDELKITAGESVAEQIQRKGIRKGDVIWIDAQTGEIVKEGRAKEETNYEIGGGKVVETPSGPVKKEKELTSTFTLNDLDLNLAAQSISINAIFSLWTEREISDDIRKQVDKLVKDMINSGEGELIPGVLFIDDAHMLDIEAFSFLTKALESELSPIIILATNRGVTKIRGTDIESPHGIPLDLLDRLLIIPTRPYNENEIREIIKIRAEEINVELDPQALELLTKIGVENSLRYAVQLLEPSNILALRNNRNVIKAEDISEANKYFADIKRSIKYVKEYESLMLK; from the coding sequence ATGGTAGAGATCAGAGAAATAAAGAAGATTCAAGAGACTGAAAAAGCTAGCATTCATAGTCATATAACTGGTTTAGGTCTAGATGAGCACGGAAAAGCCAAGCTGATTGCAGATGGTATGGTGGGGCAAACAGAAGCAAGAGAGGCAGCTGGATTAATTGTACAACTTGTTAAACAAGGCAAAATGGCAGGTAAAGGAATTTTACTTGTAGGCCCACCAGGTACTGGAAAAACAGCACTATCTATCGCAATAGCTAAAGAGTTAGGAGAAGGTACGCCATTTACTGCAATAAACGCTACGGAACTTTATTCAACAGAATTGAAGAAAACGGAATTATTAACTCAAGTTATCAGAAAATCAATAGGAGTTAGAATAACACAAAAAAGATTAGTATATGAAGGAGTAGTAAAGGAAATAAGAATAAAGGTAGCTAGGAGTAAAATAAATCCTTATTATCAAGTACCTAGAGAGGCTGAAATTACTTTAAAGACAAAAGATGATGAACTAAAAATAACGGCTGGAGAATCAGTAGCTGAACAAATACAAAGAAAAGGAATAAGAAAAGGCGATGTAATCTGGATTGACGCACAAACTGGCGAAATAGTAAAGGAAGGAAGAGCTAAAGAAGAGACTAATTATGAAATTGGAGGTGGAAAAGTAGTAGAAACACCTAGTGGACCAGTAAAAAAAGAAAAAGAACTTACTAGTACATTCACGCTTAACGATCTAGACCTAAACCTAGCTGCACAATCAATTAGTATAAACGCTATATTTTCCTTATGGACAGAAAGAGAAATTAGCGATGATATAAGAAAACAAGTTGATAAATTAGTTAAGGACATGATAAATTCTGGAGAAGGAGAATTAATTCCTGGCGTATTATTTATTGATGATGCACATATGCTAGACATAGAAGCTTTCTCATTTTTAACTAAAGCTTTAGAATCTGAATTATCTCCTATAATAATTCTTGCTACTAATAGGGGAGTAACAAAAATAAGAGGTACAGATATAGAGTCTCCACATGGAATACCATTAGACTTACTAGATAGACTACTTATAATACCAACTAGACCATATAATGAAAATGAAATAAGAGAAATTATAAAAATAAGAGCAGAGGAAATAAATGTAGAATTAGATCCGCAAGCTTTAGAATTACTAACTAAAATAGGCGTAGAAAATAGCTTAAGATATGCTGTTCAATTACTAGAACCTTCAAATATTTTAGCATTAAGAAATAATAGAAACGTCATAAAGGCAGAGGACATAAGCGAAGCAAATAAATATTTCGCTGATATAAAGAGAAGTATAAAATATGTTAAGGAATATGAAAGCTTAATGTTAAAATGA
- a CDS encoding PfkB family carbohydrate kinase → MRPLHLAIGKFNIDIIVKLSKIPDIDSKSTTDILDILPGGSATNYSIATTRLGHSAKLLAKVGKSPIVSALMRPLAEEGVGLDFVTEYDIKPNMAIIFLRDDGSVSIVRKTNQNLLPTLEDVKKFSNMFDVFHFASVSPEIIYADPAAKLISYDPGPYASEYEGEKVDILYVNKKEYETLRSKVNAKLTVIKMGKDGAMVKGDEECYSSGVNVNVIDTTGAGDVFDAAFNVSVLNSNNIEDSLKFAIVSSALKVTRIGGIGSPKLEEVVKKLKEVNINIRCK, encoded by the coding sequence ATGAGGCCTTTACATTTAGCTATTGGTAAGTTTAATATAGATATAATTGTTAAACTTAGTAAAATTCCAGATATAGATAGTAAAAGTACTACTGATATTTTAGATATATTGCCTGGAGGTTCAGCCACTAATTATTCTATCGCGACAACTAGACTAGGTCATTCAGCTAAACTTCTAGCTAAAGTTGGTAAAAGTCCAATAGTTTCAGCATTGATGAGACCATTAGCAGAAGAAGGCGTAGGATTAGATTTTGTTACAGAATACGATATAAAACCTAATATGGCAATAATATTCTTAAGAGATGATGGTTCAGTTTCAATAGTTAGAAAAACTAATCAGAATTTGTTACCTACTTTAGAAGATGTAAAGAAATTTTCTAATATGTTTGATGTTTTTCATTTTGCATCTGTATCTCCTGAGATTATATACGCAGATCCAGCTGCCAAACTTATCTCTTACGATCCTGGTCCTTATGCTTCTGAATACGAAGGAGAAAAAGTAGATATATTATATGTAAATAAAAAAGAATATGAAACATTAAGATCCAAAGTAAATGCTAAACTAACTGTAATAAAGATGGGCAAGGATGGTGCTATGGTAAAAGGAGATGAAGAGTGTTATTCCTCTGGAGTAAATGTAAATGTTATAGATACTACTGGTGCTGGAGACGTTTTTGATGCTGCTTTTAATGTAAGCGTACTTAATTCTAATAATATTGAAGATAGTCTTAAGTTCGCTATAGTTTCTTCAGCGTTAAAAGTAACTAGGATAGGAGGTATTGGGTCTCCAAAATTAGAAGAAGTGGTAAAAAAGCTAAAAGAAGTTAATATTAATATAAGATGTAAATGA
- a CDS encoding DNA polymerase thumb domain-containing protein → MIVLFVDFDYFFAQVEEILNPKIKGKPVAVCVFSGRFKDSGAIATSNYEARKLGIKAGMPIPKAKEIAPNAIYLPIRKEIYKEVSNRIMDGILKNYGDKIEIASIDEAYLDITQRVKDFREAYILGKEIKDKIYEKEKITVTVGIAPNKILAKIVAELHKPNGLGVLKPEEVESFIKTLPIDEVPGVGNTILNKLKENGISYLYDVTKVDFEKLKSEIGKAKASYLYSLALNTYNEPVKERIRKHIGRYVTMKNNSRDLDFIYSYLKRAIDEAYSRANGGIPKTLAVVAIMEDLDIVSREKTYNFGITRENAYDEAKLLLAEILKSDRRKLRRVGVRLGKIYKASTLDKFFNF, encoded by the coding sequence ATGATAGTACTTTTTGTTGATTTCGACTATTTCTTTGCACAAGTAGAGGAAATATTAAATCCGAAAATAAAGGGAAAACCAGTAGCAGTTTGTGTATTTTCAGGAAGATTTAAGGATAGTGGAGCTATAGCTACTTCAAATTATGAAGCTAGAAAACTTGGAATAAAAGCAGGAATGCCAATTCCTAAAGCTAAAGAAATAGCTCCTAACGCAATATATTTACCAATAAGAAAAGAAATATATAAAGAAGTTTCGAATAGGATAATGGACGGAATATTAAAGAATTATGGAGATAAAATTGAAATAGCAAGTATAGACGAGGCATATTTAGATATAACTCAAAGGGTAAAAGATTTTAGAGAAGCTTATATTTTGGGAAAAGAAATAAAAGACAAAATCTACGAGAAGGAGAAAATAACGGTAACAGTAGGTATAGCACCCAATAAGATATTAGCTAAAATAGTTGCGGAACTACATAAACCGAATGGTTTAGGTGTTCTTAAACCAGAAGAAGTTGAATCATTTATAAAAACTCTACCGATAGATGAGGTTCCAGGTGTAGGAAATACTATTTTGAATAAATTAAAAGAAAATGGTATATCTTATTTATATGATGTTACAAAAGTAGATTTTGAGAAATTAAAATCTGAAATAGGCAAAGCAAAAGCCTCTTATCTGTACTCTTTAGCTTTGAATACTTACAATGAACCAGTAAAAGAGAGGATAAGAAAACATATTGGAAGATATGTTACAATGAAGAATAATAGTAGGGATTTAGATTTTATATATTCTTATTTAAAGAGAGCTATTGATGAAGCATATTCTAGAGCTAATGGAGGAATTCCTAAAACATTAGCTGTAGTAGCAATAATGGAAGACTTAGATATAGTAAGTAGAGAGAAGACGTATAATTTTGGTATAACTAGAGAAAATGCTTATGACGAGGCAAAGTTACTTTTAGCTGAAATTTTAAAGTCTGACAGAAGAAAATTAAGGAGAGTAGGAGTAAGGTTAGGAAAAATATATAAAGCATCTACATTAGATAAGTTCTTCAATTTCTAA